Below is a genomic region from Methanoculleus thermophilus.
GCCACCACCTCTCCCTATCCGGAGACCGGAGGATGCTGATAAGAGGTTCTATAGCGGCCTCACCGTAATCCGCCACATCAGGCCATGCCTCGCTGGCGATGAGGTGCCGGATCGTCCCGATCTCATCAGGCGGTCTCCAGTCGAGTTCCCGCAGGATCTCTGCAGCAGATCTCCGGATCTCCCCATCAGGTGCACCTAGGGCCTCAACGAGGGAGGGCACCGCAACTTCTCCAATCTCACGGAGCGCATAGTGGGCGCCGAACTGCACTTCGTCGTCACCGGAGCCGAGCGCGGCAATGAGCGAGGGCACAGCGGGCTTGCCGATACGCACGAGAGTTGCAGCTGCCCTGGTCTGCGTCGCAGTCTCACCGAGGGCGGCGATCAGCGCCGGGATTGCATCTTCACCAATCAAAGCGAGCGTTTCGGCGACGCACCACCGTCTCTCCTCATCCACAAGAGCGAGGGCCCGGACAAGGTGAGCCACGGCATCGGCTCCCAGCTTCACGAGGGTCTCTTGAGCCCGTTCACGAAGCATGGCGTCATCGCTACCGAGATCACCGATGAGCGACTCTATCGAACGGCCTTCATCAAGAAGGGGGGTAGTAACTGCCTCTTGTTCGCCAGAGCCTGGAGCATCGTCAGGCAGATCAGGAATATCTTCTGATATTTCGAGCCAATCCTCAGAGAGATCAGGCAGAACATCCTCAGACAGACGGGCTTTGCGTTCAGCAAGATCCGGGACTGATTCGTCATTCCGATCATTGAGTCCCGGTGTTATCGCGAGATCTTTATCACCGCGGGACCCAAATTGCGGGATGCTCAGGCCGACTGCGGGAAGCTCCTGAGGCTCGTCTGGCTTACCGGGCACGTCATCAGCCGGATTGCACCCGGATGGGAAGTTAAGAGATCTTCCTGCCTTGCCCTGTCCGTCGGGGGGGTGCGTGGCACCTCTCCCCTCCCCGTAAACAAGATCGTCATACTGCCGAAGGGCGTCGGGGATCAGGTCAAGTTTCTCAAAGACCTTCGTATCACCGTCAAGCCAGGCATGTCCCCCTGAAGATACCTTTTCTGGCGTATCTACCTGAGATACTTCAGGATTCAACTGTGAGGCATCCTCCTTACCAGGGGCATGTTCACTTTTGTTCCCTTCAGCCCACTTCTTCGTCCAATAGGCAAGAAAAGAAGTCCCATTCGGCCCAAACAGCCCGGGAAGGCAGACAAGAGGACATGTGGTCTCAAGCGTTGAGAACGCCGGAATACCCGACACTCCTCCATCAGACAGCAGGAGGAAAAGGCATGTGGTTCCAAAGATCGCACATGCCGATGTATACGGCGTCCCAAAAAACACACGTTTGCCAGCCAACCAGGACACATACCCACCCGCACGATCTAACTGTTCTGTCGCCGAATCGTAGATCTTAACGCGGATATCGGCGAAAGCACCGCTCAGAATTTCTCGTGGGGTCTTAGTGCACATTATGAGAAGTATACGCCCAAAAATTAAAAATGTTTGTTTTCCATGCCCAATCAATATAGAATGTTTTAATTATAACCTATTTCAGGAAATTTTTTCTCCCGTACTCCCTGATTGCTGTGAATCACCCGGTGCCAAGATAGCGTTTATACCAGACAAACCAGGGTGTGTCAAGGAGCCCAATGAGACCCTTGCTGACGACCTGCCCAATGATCAGGGGGAGGAGCGGGATGCCGGCAGTGAAGAAAGCAATGCTCACGAAGATGATACTGTCGAGGGTCAGGTCGGCGACATCGGAGAAAGCGCTCCTTAGAACGATCCGATCAGGGTATGCACGTTTCAGCCGGTCGAAAACATATGAATCGAGAGTCTGACTGACCAGAAACGCAACCCAGGACGCGAGGATGATCCACAACCCTTGCGTGAAGATGCTCTGCCATGCCTCCTCGAACTGGAAGGCCGGAGCCGGAGAAAGGGAGTTTGTCATGACTATGAGGATGACAAGGAGGATCTGCGAGAGCAGTGCGATGAGGATGGCGACCTGAGTCATCGATCTCCCGTAGACCTCGTTGATCATGTCGATCGCCTGTGCTATAAACGGATAAATGAAGACAGAAGCAGGCGCAACCAGCGTGACGATGCCGAGATCGAACTCGATGATTCGGGCTGCAATGATCTGCGAGGCGCCGAGATAAATGATATACAGGCCGGTCAGGGTGGCAAACCCATACCCTGGGAACCGCCTGACGACGACGGCTGCCGCATACGTCGCAATAGTGAGGCTGATCGCCCAGTATATCCAGACAAGCGGTATCAGCGTGGAATCCCTCCTCCTGAAAGGTAGAGAAGGTATTCCCGTTCACTGTATTAACACCCGCCTGTTCGGCCTGCAACCATCACAAAACAGCCGGTTAGAAACCTTCGTTCATAATCCGCTCGAGTTCAGAACGCCTGATCCGCCAGGATCCTCCACACTTGACGGCCGGGATCCGCTCTTCCCGAATGAACTCCCGGATTCGGCCGGGGGTGAAGTTCAGGGTTGAGGCGACGTCATCAACGGTGAGCATCCGATCACTGTAGGCATGGTGGCGACAGCCGCCTCCAATCGTCTCCCAGTTCTCGTCCGGCAGCATGATGGTGATGACCGGCTCGCCGTCGTCTCCCGGGGAGACAGTGGCCTTGAACGTGAGGGTGGGAACGAGACCATTCAGGTAGATGCTCGCCTGAAACTCGAACTCCTCCTCGGTCGTCGTACTGGCTTTATCCCTGAACGCATGTAGGATGTCCCACAAATTCTCCGTAACAGTCTCCTGCGGGATGTTTGGGAATGGCACCATAATCTCTGCAGCCCGCGCCGAGACTGCAAGGGGATACATGATGCCTATATCTCTTCCCATTCGGGTGATCTCAATGAGATCACCGTCATCGATAGCATCCTGGCGGCCCTTCCTCTGCTGGTCGGGGTCCGCCAATCCCCAGATTTCAGCAGGTGCCCTCAATTGAGTTTTTCTCTTCTTCATAAAACAGATCTCTCCAGGGATATACTCGCGCTTCTGTAGCACAGTGGGGGGGTTGATCATAAAAGAGTTGCCAAATATTTTGCGTTATTTTTCCAGTTTCTTTCGCTTTAAAGAGGTTTTTCAAGACTCTGGCAACAAAAAACTGCCAGAATCTGACATCTGATCGGATACAGTCTTCGGATACTCGCTCTGCAGCCAATTATCGCCAAAATAAGGAAGCAAATCGCTCGGGTTCTCGTCTCTGAGATCTAATTCGAGGAGCGAACCTCCAACAAAGCCTATATAGCGACAGGGTGAGTCATTGAGCAGTGATTTCTTCATGATCACCGCCCAGGGCGATGCCTACATAGCACTTCTGGGACGCTCAACATGGGCTCTCGTCAACGCATATCATGCAGTCCTGCGGGAGAAGGGGTTGCGCCCCAAACAGGTCTCTATCGTAACCGAGGAACCCTATGCATCGAAGACATCGACCGTAGCCGAGGCCATCCGGATAATATCGGAGGGATATGGCTTCACTCCGGTAATCAGGGTGGAGGTTCTGCCTGAAGCAGACTTTGTGCAGGCCGGGCGGACGATCCGCTCTCTCGTCGCTGACCTCATCCAGCAGGGGTTTTACGTGGCGATCGATATCACCTCCGGGAGGAAGGTCATCGTCGCAGGAGCACTCATCGCGGTCTCACTCGCCGGACTCGATCTAAGACACATTTACTATCTTGCCATGAAGACGACAGACAACGTTGCAAAACCGTACATGATGATCCCTCATCAGATCCAGAAGATCCGGGATATCATGGAGGATGCGGGGGTAAGGCCATGAATGATGCAGTCATCAGGGAAGATGAGCTGCAGATCCTCTTAAACAGCCTAGATGAGATCAACGTCACATATCCGCTCTATGAGGGGGATATCCTCGTTGCACGCCCAGAAGGCATCGGCTACTCCCTGGATCTCCTTGCATCACGCGAGACCTTCCAGGGCTGGCTCGCGGAGTACGAGCCGATTGCCGCCGAACTTCCCAACTACGCAGACTTCCTGGAATGCATGCTCGCAAGCGGGGTCGCCCGCTACGCAAACCAGGCCGCCTTCGATGCAATGCTCACATCGTATGGGCAACTCAAGAAAGCCGTCTTCTTTGGTCTGGATACAAATCTCTTCTACCATGGCTTTGCAACAAACAACCCGGAGATCGATCATGCCTCCTACCTGATCGTTGAGACCGTCCGCGACGAGATCGCATACGCAATCAACCGTAAGTACCCGGCAAAAAAGATCGAGGAGATGGTGGCGCATGCACCGGGCTTGCGAGACTATATCAAGGAACTCGAGAACAAGCGGATGAAGAGATCCCGAAAAGCGGCATACCTAGCTCTGAAAGAGTATCGCATCATCCGCGACCGGGCGACAGAGATCGCATCGCCAGGCCCTCATACGCACCTGACGGAAGAGAACGATCGCAATATTGTCAAAGCGCTCCGGAAGTTCGAAGAGGAACGGTATGCTCTCCCGGTGCTTCTGACAGCCGACGTCTACATGGCGGATCTCTGCATGGCTGAAGGGCTTGAGTACTTCTACTTTGACCGCCCATACAGGTTAGAGACAACAACCTGTACGGCCCAGGGATTCCGGCGGCTGCTCTTCAATCTTGCTGCCGTCTTTGGATTCGTGGGTTGCAACGGTTTTGCCGTCTTCGGGGAATACGGCGGGAAGGGCAACGATCTTGATGAGCTGAAGGTGCGATTTTTTGACGACGAAACATATCATGAATTCACCAGGGAACTGGAGATATGCAGACAACTCCAAAAACTCGGCATAGAACGGTAGAGGCGATCCTCTGCGATATGGATAACACTCTCTTTGACCTTGTTGGAGCAAAGCGTGAGGCCTGCCGGTGCGTGGTCGATTATCTCGGTGTTGGAGACGCGGAGATGCTCTTTTCAGAGTTTCTCCGGGGAATCCATGGGTTTGAAGATCATGAAAACATACGTGACTACCTCGAGCGTCTCGGGGTCTACGAACCCAGGACGTTTGAGGTCTGCTGCCGCACCTACGAAGACGTGAAACTCGACCTGGTCGAGGCGTACCCAGGTGTCGAAGAGACGCTCCAGTTCCTCAGAGACGCCGGGATTGGGCTCGCGGTCGTCACCGACGCAGATTTGCTCCATGCACACCAGCGGCTCACAAAGACCGGGCTCATCGATTACTTCGAGGTCGTGGTGACACCGGAGGTCTCGGGGAGACGGAAACCGGAACCGGACTCGCTCCTCTACGCCCTCCGGAAACTCGAGACCCCTCCTGCGCAGGCGATGATGGTCGGCGATAGCCTGGTTCGCGACATCGCTCCCGGGAGGCATCTAGGGATGGTGACCGCGTTTGCCGCCTACGGCGACTGGCGCGCAAGCCGGCCAAGTGACGTTGAGGCCGATATCATCCTTTCAGAATTCTCCGAACTCCCGGATCATATCGGCATATCAGACCAGTAATCAGCAGAGCGGCGAGGGAGACTGAGAGCCCGGAACCGGGAGGCGCGCTCCGTGGACGATGACCGGCTGATCGGTCTCCGCGACTTTCCCGAGAATGATCGCCTTTCCCGCTTTGGTCATCGCAAAGACCGGGATTGATGTCCCTGCCTGCAGGAGCGCGGCCTTCGCCGCCTCATCGCGGATGTGCTGCGACGCGCAGGCAGTGAGGAGATCGGCAGATCTCGCCATCAGCGCCGCGTCCTCTCGCGAGATCCCGGTCGTGTGAACGGCAACGATGACGGTCTCGGGGAAGTGTTCCCGGATTACCGCAGCCTCGGCGGCAACGGCGGTGGTCACGGCGATCCGCCGGTGCCCGAGCGATCGCGCAAGGGCAACGCCGGCGGCCTGGTCGATCGTGGCGGTCTTCGGGTCAAGGACCACGCCCCCGTTCTCCCGAATTCGTGCGATCACCTCAGGGATAGGGGAAGTCTTTACGAGGCCCGACATCCGGCCGCCGATCCCCTGGATGAGGGCGGGATTCGCCGCGACAAGCGTCCCTGCCCCGTCGGATACGATCACCACAGCGTCGAGGTCTCCCCGGCGGACAGCGCTGCTCAAGAGTTCCGATGCCCCGAAGATGACGAAGTCCGGACCGGCAAGAACCTCCCGATCCGGAGTGCACATCCCAAACGACCGGATTCTCCCTTCGATGTTTCTTCGGATCGCCTCAGGCGTCATCTCCTCGACCGGGCAGGCAAACCGTCGCGCCAGTGGGCAGTCCTCGATCAGGGGCGTCCCGACCTCGACCACACGACCGTTCTGAATCACGACCCGGCACCTTCCGGCAGCCTCTATGATATGTTCGTCTCGGTTGTTCATAGGCCCGTTTCCATACTTGCTATGCGGTGACGTGAAATAATACTCCCTTCCCGACCCCGGGTAAATGCTTATCAGATTGCCGCTATGAGTGTACAGAGATGATATACCTGCATCAGGTAGACGGGGTGAAGGGTCATGGGCCGGATCTGTAGTCCGTTCATCGTTCTCGAGTGCAGCCGGGAGTGCGGATTCACCCGGATCTATAACGAACCTACCGAGGAGCAAGAGAAGGAGATCGCCGATATGAAGACCTGCCCTGACTGCGGGGCCCCGATCAGGCGAAGATTCTTCTGACGGCGAAGACTATGCCGGGAGAGCGCTACTGGGAGATCGATATCGTCCGGGGTATCGCCGTCGTGACGATGATCATCTTCCATGCCGCTTTCGACCTCAACTTCTTCGGAGTCCTGCCGCTCAACGTCTCGAGCGGCTTCCTTCGGATGCTCGCCTACCTGACCGCATCGACATTCATCTTCCTCGTCGGGCTCTCCTTCACCATCAGTTATGCCCGGGCTTCGGAGCGGCTTGCCGGGCGGGACCTCACGCTCAAATACGTCCGGCGCGGCCTTACGATATTCGGCTACGGGCTCGTCATAACTGCTGTTACCTGGTTCTTCCTGCCGAATGTCTATATCGT
It encodes:
- a CDS encoding queuosine precursor transporter — translated: MPSLPFRRRDSTLIPLVWIYWAISLTIATYAAAVVVRRFPGYGFATLTGLYIIYLGASQIIAARIIEFDLGIVTLVAPASVFIYPFIAQAIDMINEVYGRSMTQVAILIALLSQILLVILIVMTNSLSPAPAFQFEEAWQSIFTQGLWIILASWVAFLVSQTLDSYVFDRLKRAYPDRIVLRSAFSDVADLTLDSIIFVSIAFFTAGIPLLPLIIGQVVSKGLIGLLDTPWFVWYKRYLGTG
- a CDS encoding methanogenesis marker 8 protein, producing MNNRDEHIIEAAGRCRVVIQNGRVVEVGTPLIEDCPLARRFACPVEEMTPEAIRRNIEGRIRSFGMCTPDREVLAGPDFVIFGASELLSSAVRRGDLDAVVIVSDGAGTLVAANPALIQGIGGRMSGLVKTSPIPEVIARIRENGGVVLDPKTATIDQAAGVALARSLGHRRIAVTTAVAAEAAVIREHFPETVIVAVHTTGISREDAALMARSADLLTACASQHIRDEAAKAALLQAGTSIPVFAMTKAGKAIILGKVAETDQPVIVHGARLPVPGSQSPSPLC
- a CDS encoding helix-turn-helix domain-containing protein; the encoded protein is MADPDQQRKGRQDAIDDGDLIEITRMGRDIGIMYPLAVSARAAEIMVPFPNIPQETVTENLWDILHAFRDKASTTTEEEFEFQASIYLNGLVPTLTFKATVSPGDDGEPVITIMLPDENWETIGGGCRHHAYSDRMLTVDDVASTLNFTPGRIREFIREERIPAVKCGGSWRIRRSELERIMNEGF
- a CDS encoding HAD family hydrolase — encoded protein: MQTTPKTRHRTVEAILCDMDNTLFDLVGAKREACRCVVDYLGVGDAEMLFSEFLRGIHGFEDHENIRDYLERLGVYEPRTFEVCCRTYEDVKLDLVEAYPGVEETLQFLRDAGIGLAVVTDADLLHAHQRLTKTGLIDYFEVVVTPEVSGRRKPEPDSLLYALRKLETPPAQAMMVGDSLVRDIAPGRHLGMVTAFAAYGDWRASRPSDVEADIILSEFSELPDHIGISDQ
- a CDS encoding PIN domain-containing protein — translated: MNDAVIREDELQILLNSLDEINVTYPLYEGDILVARPEGIGYSLDLLASRETFQGWLAEYEPIAAELPNYADFLECMLASGVARYANQAAFDAMLTSYGQLKKAVFFGLDTNLFYHGFATNNPEIDHASYLIVETVRDEIAYAINRKYPAKKIEEMVAHAPGLRDYIKELENKRMKRSRKAAYLALKEYRIIRDRATEIASPGPHTHLTEENDRNIVKALRKFEEERYALPVLLTADVYMADLCMAEGLEYFYFDRPYRLETTTCTAQGFRRLLFNLAAVFGFVGCNGFAVFGEYGGKGNDLDELKVRFFDDETYHEFTRELEICRQLQKLGIER